In Armatimonadota bacterium, the following proteins share a genomic window:
- a CDS encoding prepilin-type N-terminal cleavage/methylation domain-containing protein produces MKKAFTLIELLVVIAIIAILAAILFPVFAQAKAAAKKAASISNQKQIGLSIIMYSADYDDVYPRNDDCQPGSSLNPDLNSNPFNANGAGCTGAGPYYYRMNHYAWQKWVMPYVKNFGLFVHPAIDYKQFSNWGTNGELMGSYALNLSITGALNTYGSSINGNGAFRNSWLGGSQTNVPDVAQTMLLMELVDPTVNFAPVFLDSSSGTQTRTAYPFAVREAWIPKFYATDSSCNQTSTTPDASRVPFAQNINLSYCDGHTKTIAVGRFLANTPTAAQYSVSSRPACGIGTGAWTISAKPVWTQPWPQWGLE; encoded by the coding sequence ATGAAAAAAGCATTTACGCTCATCGAGCTCTTGGTCGTTATCGCGATCATCGCTATCCTTGCAGCGATCCTTTTCCCGGTTTTCGCCCAGGCGAAGGCTGCGGCTAAGAAAGCGGCATCTATTAGCAATCAGAAGCAGATCGGTCTGTCGATCATCATGTACTCGGCTGACTACGACGACGTCTATCCTCGCAACGACGACTGTCAACCTGGCAGCTCCCTGAACCCAGACTTGAACAGCAACCCGTTCAATGCCAACGGTGCAGGCTGTACCGGTGCTGGACCTTACTACTACCGAATGAACCACTACGCTTGGCAGAAGTGGGTCATGCCTTATGTCAAGAACTTCGGTCTCTTCGTCCACCCGGCGATCGACTACAAGCAGTTCTCCAACTGGGGCACCAACGGTGAGCTGATGGGCTCTTACGCGCTTAACCTCTCGATCACCGGCGCGCTGAACACCTACGGTTCCTCGATCAACGGTAACGGCGCTTTCCGAAACAGTTGGCTCGGTGGCAGCCAAACCAACGTTCCGGACGTCGCTCAGACGATGCTCCTGATGGAACTGGTCGACCCGACGGTCAACTTTGCTCCTGTCTTCCTTGACAGCTCCTCCGGTACTCAGACTCGAACCGCTTATCCGTTTGCTGTTCGCGAAGCATGGATTCCAAAGTTCTACGCGACGGACTCTTCCTGCAACCAGACTTCCACGACGCCGGACGCCTCTCGCGTTCCGTTCGCTCAGAACATCAACCTGAGCTACTGCGACGGTCACACGAAGACCATCGCCGTGGGTCGATTCTTGGCCAACACCCCGACCGCTGCTCAGTACTCGGTCAGTTCGCGACCGGCATGCGGTATTGGTACCGGTGCTTGGACGATCTCGGCGAAGCCAGTCTGGACACAGCCGTGGCCGCAATGGGGTCTTGAGTAG
- a CDS encoding DUF1343 domain-containing protein: protein MTGLDILTSAGFSALKGKRIAVVCNQASVDRDYKHILDLLEQNHSQAGFTIAAVFGPQHGLFGTTQDNMIEWEGEGAEKLRFPVYSLYGEHREPTEAMLEGVDLILVDLPDVGSRYYTFIWTTSLTMKAAERLGIPMLVLDRPNPIGSKVEGTLLDPAYASFVGLHPLPLRHGLTIGEIARHVNQSFYPKASVEIMKIEGWDRDSFADHNGYAWVMPSPNMPTVETAVVYPGGCLIEGTNLSEGRGTTKPFETVGAPWLDGPRLADALNQSGLKGVYFRPIQFEPTFNKYAGQICNGVFVHVTDRATFQPVLAYVAILQECVRQTGLHDSSGSQLDRFKAAGPETDLPGFAWKQPPYEYEYEKLPIDILFGQEWPRHAIENLENIQVLNNRMENEALTFHSLALSCKIY, encoded by the coding sequence ATGACCGGACTGGACATTCTCACATCCGCCGGTTTCTCGGCCCTCAAGGGCAAGCGCATCGCCGTCGTCTGCAACCAAGCCAGCGTCGATCGTGACTACAAACACATCCTCGACCTCCTCGAACAGAACCACAGCCAAGCCGGGTTCACCATAGCTGCCGTCTTCGGCCCTCAACACGGCCTGTTCGGCACCACCCAAGACAACATGATCGAGTGGGAAGGCGAAGGTGCCGAAAAGCTCCGCTTTCCCGTCTACTCGCTCTACGGCGAGCATCGCGAGCCCACCGAAGCCATGCTCGAAGGTGTCGATCTCATCCTCGTCGACCTCCCCGATGTCGGCTCCCGCTATTACACCTTCATCTGGACGACGTCCCTCACCATGAAGGCCGCCGAGCGCTTGGGAATCCCCATGCTCGTTCTCGACCGCCCCAACCCCATTGGCTCAAAGGTCGAAGGAACCCTGCTCGACCCCGCTTACGCCTCCTTCGTCGGGCTTCATCCGCTCCCCCTCCGCCACGGGCTCACCATCGGCGAGATCGCCCGCCACGTCAACCAGAGCTTCTATCCCAAAGCATCGGTCGAGATCATGAAGATCGAAGGTTGGGACCGCGATTCCTTTGCCGACCATAACGGCTACGCCTGGGTGATGCCATCGCCCAACATGCCAACCGTTGAAACCGCCGTCGTCTATCCCGGCGGATGCCTCATCGAGGGCACCAATCTGAGCGAGGGTCGAGGAACGACGAAACCCTTCGAAACCGTTGGAGCCCCGTGGCTAGATGGCCCTCGCCTTGCCGATGCGCTGAACCAGTCAGGGCTAAAGGGCGTCTATTTCCGCCCCATCCAATTCGAGCCAACCTTTAACAAATACGCTGGGCAAATCTGCAACGGAGTGTTCGTTCACGTCACCGACCGCGCCACGTTCCAGCCGGTTCTCGCTTACGTCGCTATCTTGCAGGAGTGCGTCCGCCAAACCGGTTTGCACGATTCGTCGGGAAGCCAACTCGATCGCTTCAAGGCCGCCGGACCCGAGACCGATCTCCCCGGATTCGCCTGGAAACAACCTCCATATGAGTACGAATACGAAAAGCTTCCTATCGATATCCTTTTTGGCCAAGAGTGGCCACGCCACGCTATCGAGAACTTGGAAAATATACAAGTTTTGAACAACCGAATGGAAAACGAAGCCTTAACATTCCATTCCTTAGCTCTAAGCTGTAAAATATATTAA
- a CDS encoding cation acetate symporter, with amino-acid sequence MIELIFVILVTAATIGLGIWATKKSQSVADFFVAGRSVNVFWNASAISGEYLSAASFMGIAGLIMKFGYDALWYPVGYAAGYLFLLLFIAGPLRRFGAYTIPDFAEGRFHSPAFRKVAVLFVLFIGFFYTMPQMKAAGLTMQTIMGWPYYVGIIVVGGVITFNVALGGMKGITIVQAMQYWVKLFAIALPCFVVMSVVGFYNQPVSKALAEPKATPLVKGDAIKIKGKEAAPNNAIALSTAAPTMIAIEKDTVLASISVNPKPKEGATFDASGAIKPIGAVLDISTKSKSLAVPKDTLLQVTPFDVTDKDGKVTKASLKIEFEKPSEIRFSGTNAMEGGLADTPNAPTNAKWVNPFGPLTSKHGFPLLYTYSLIIALVCGTAGLPHILVRFYTNPDGRAAKRTTLWVMVLLGIFYIFTPMWGALGRAALPSLYVTGATDSAIIKLPNQIGNDLFGHILSGITSAGAFAAFMSTFSGLLVSMSSAFAHDIYGKMIRPDSNAHQRKNAFKFAAIGVGLVSMVLGLLVQSFDIAMMVGWAFAIAAASYFPLLLLGSWWRGLTAKGAATGMLIGGLASLAAIVMVMLLDKKVVSMDVSELTRSLLEQPAIWGVPLSLILMVVVSKMSSNQVPHDVDWMMLRLHAPEELGHSEDYIKH; translated from the coding sequence ATGATCGAGCTGATTTTCGTGATCCTGGTCACCGCTGCCACCATCGGCCTTGGCATCTGGGCCACCAAGAAGAGCCAATCCGTCGCCGACTTCTTCGTCGCCGGTCGAAGCGTCAACGTCTTCTGGAACGCCAGCGCCATCTCTGGCGAATACCTCTCCGCCGCCTCGTTCATGGGCATCGCCGGCCTCATCATGAAGTTCGGCTACGATGCGCTTTGGTACCCCGTTGGGTACGCCGCCGGATACCTCTTTCTGCTTCTCTTTATCGCCGGACCGCTCCGCCGCTTCGGCGCCTACACCATTCCCGACTTCGCCGAGGGGCGATTTCACAGCCCCGCCTTCCGCAAGGTCGCCGTCCTCTTCGTACTCTTCATCGGCTTCTTCTACACGATGCCGCAGATGAAAGCCGCCGGGCTCACCATGCAGACCATCATGGGGTGGCCGTACTATGTCGGCATTATTGTCGTGGGTGGCGTCATCACCTTCAATGTTGCCCTCGGCGGTATGAAGGGCATCACCATCGTTCAGGCAATGCAGTACTGGGTGAAGCTTTTCGCCATCGCCCTTCCATGCTTCGTTGTCATGTCCGTCGTCGGCTTCTACAATCAGCCCGTCTCCAAAGCCCTCGCAGAGCCGAAAGCGACGCCGCTTGTGAAAGGTGACGCCATCAAGATCAAAGGCAAAGAAGCCGCGCCAAACAACGCGATCGCTCTCAGCACTGCGGCCCCCACCATGATCGCCATCGAGAAGGACACCGTCCTCGCCTCGATCTCCGTCAATCCCAAGCCGAAAGAGGGCGCAACCTTCGATGCCTCCGGGGCCATCAAACCCATTGGTGCCGTTCTCGATATCTCCACCAAGAGCAAAAGCTTAGCCGTCCCCAAGGACACTCTGCTCCAGGTCACGCCGTTCGATGTGACCGATAAAGACGGAAAAGTCACCAAAGCCTCCCTCAAAATCGAATTCGAAAAGCCTTCCGAAATTCGCTTCTCGGGCACGAATGCAATGGAGGGTGGCCTCGCTGACACGCCCAACGCACCGACCAATGCCAAGTGGGTTAACCCGTTCGGACCGCTCACCTCCAAGCACGGCTTCCCGCTCCTCTACACCTACTCGCTGATCATCGCGCTGGTGTGCGGAACCGCCGGCCTTCCCCACATCCTCGTCCGGTTCTACACCAACCCCGACGGCCGCGCCGCCAAGCGCACTACCCTCTGGGTCATGGTCCTGCTTGGAATCTTCTACATCTTCACACCGATGTGGGGCGCTTTGGGCCGCGCCGCCCTGCCGTCGCTCTACGTCACTGGCGCAACCGATAGCGCCATCATCAAGCTCCCGAACCAGATCGGCAATGACCTCTTCGGCCACATCCTCAGCGGAATCACCTCTGCGGGTGCGTTCGCGGCGTTCATGTCCACCTTCAGCGGGCTCCTCGTCTCGATGTCTAGCGCCTTCGCTCACGACATCTACGGCAAGATGATTCGCCCCGACTCAAACGCCCACCAACGCAAGAACGCGTTCAAATTCGCCGCCATTGGCGTGGGCCTTGTCTCCATGGTTCTCGGCCTCCTCGTCCAAAGCTTCGACATCGCCATGATGGTCGGTTGGGCGTTCGCCATTGCGGCGGCGTCCTACTTCCCGCTCCTCCTGCTCGGCTCGTGGTGGCGAGGACTCACGGCCAAAGGCGCGGCCACCGGCATGCTGATCGGCGGACTCGCGTCCCTCGCCGCCATCGTCATGGTTATGCTTCTCGACAAAAAGGTCGTCTCGATGGACGTCTCCGAACTCACCCGCTCACTCCTGGAACAACCCGCAATTTGGGGCGTCCCCCTCTCGCTCATCCTCATGGTAGTCGTGAGCAAGATGTCCTCAAACCAGGTCCCCCACGATGTCGACTGGATGATGCTCCGCCTCCACGCGCCCGAAGAACTCGGCCACTCTGAGGACTACATCAAGCACTAA
- a CDS encoding DUF1080 domain-containing protein, with amino-acid sequence MSSVLGAWDVTVHRPSGPFPSWFEISNDLGEIVGRYVGIWGSSRPIPSIVIDGNRLSFALPPQYEGCKSDLRFELTIEGDYISGQAWIWEDEPYPVSGTRAPAMDRAAGTPGEPIDLIAAGLEGFTARWTDMAFNWSMENGILVNSAKGTDIVSIQKFTDFRLEAEYTYPEKSNSGIYLRGRYEFQILDDFGSEPSVGSSAAIYGFFAPNRNAIHPAEEWNHAVIELIGRKVTVELNGHLVVEDTIPGITGGALDSNEGEPGPILLQGDHGPVSFQKLLLTPFNP; translated from the coding sequence ATGAGTTCTGTCCTTGGCGCGTGGGACGTCACCGTCCATCGCCCCTCCGGCCCCTTCCCATCCTGGTTCGAGATTTCCAATGATTTAGGCGAGATCGTTGGCCGCTACGTTGGCATCTGGGGCAGTTCCCGCCCCATCCCCAGCATCGTTATCGACGGCAATCGCCTCTCCTTCGCACTTCCGCCGCAGTACGAGGGCTGCAAGTCCGACCTCCGATTCGAGCTGACCATCGAGGGCGATTACATCTCTGGCCAAGCCTGGATTTGGGAGGACGAGCCATACCCCGTGTCTGGCACCCGTGCCCCCGCCATGGACCGCGCTGCCGGCACCCCCGGCGAACCTATCGATCTCATCGCCGCTGGTCTCGAAGGCTTTACTGCCCGATGGACGGATATGGCTTTCAACTGGTCGATGGAAAACGGCATCCTGGTGAATTCGGCCAAGGGCACCGACATCGTCTCCATCCAGAAATTCACCGACTTCCGGCTAGAGGCCGAATACACTTACCCGGAAAAGAGCAACAGCGGCATCTACCTTCGCGGGCGATACGAGTTCCAGATTCTCGACGATTTCGGTTCCGAGCCGTCCGTCGGCTCTTCTGCGGCCATCTACGGCTTCTTTGCGCCAAACCGCAACGCCATCCATCCCGCCGAAGAGTGGAACCACGCGGTGATCGAACTGATCGGCCGAAAGGTCACAGTCGAACTGAACGGCCACTTAGTCGTCGAAGACACGATTCCCGGCATCACCGGGGGTGCACTGGACTCCAACGAAGGCGAGCCCGGACCGATTCTTCTCCAAGGCGACCACGGCCCCGTCAGCTTCCAGAAACTGCTTCTGACACCCTTTAATCCGTAA
- a CDS encoding prepilin-type N-terminal cleavage/methylation domain-containing protein produces MNTQRRAFTLIELLVVIAIIAILAAILFPVFAQAKMAAKRTSDLSNVKNITLGVVIYESDTDDMLPLSRLVDNGADWWTSKMHSWKDATLPYIKNGGKNYGAGETYKQTSGGGIFESPIADAPWSDLSPLYWGFPPMTGTGDETTRFPRSYALNSSAGFNEQGNAIIGQMQTGTLQGGSGSSTLLNDPAKTILLAPTRTFFTDAWADTVAYMCTPGGLPAGGQITSCIQGTKNHNATFGYFDGHAKNVNAVSTIATDQWGYYQWRNAQSPSTPTYQQQIVDSANTIKEWVN; encoded by the coding sequence ATGAATACTCAAAGACGAGCTTTCACGCTCATCGAACTACTTGTCGTCATCGCGATCATCGCGATTTTGGCCGCTATCCTCTTCCCGGTTTTTGCCCAAGCTAAAATGGCGGCGAAACGGACCTCCGATCTATCGAATGTGAAGAACATCACGCTCGGTGTCGTCATCTACGAGAGCGATACCGACGATATGCTCCCGCTGAGCCGACTCGTGGATAACGGCGCAGACTGGTGGACTTCCAAGATGCACTCCTGGAAAGATGCCACCTTGCCCTACATCAAGAATGGTGGCAAGAACTATGGTGCCGGCGAGACCTACAAGCAAACCAGCGGCGGCGGCATCTTTGAATCGCCAATCGCCGATGCGCCTTGGTCGGACCTCTCGCCGCTGTATTGGGGCTTCCCCCCGATGACAGGAACGGGCGACGAGACGACACGCTTCCCGCGATCTTATGCACTGAACAGCAGCGCCGGATTCAATGAGCAGGGCAACGCCATCATCGGCCAGATGCAAACGGGAACGTTGCAGGGCGGCTCGGGTTCATCGACGCTCCTGAACGATCCGGCCAAGACGATTTTGCTGGCTCCGACGCGAACGTTCTTTACGGACGCATGGGCCGACACGGTCGCTTATATGTGCACGCCGGGCGGATTACCGGCGGGCGGGCAGATCACGTCGTGCATTCAGGGCACGAAGAACCACAACGCAACGTTCGGCTACTTTGATGGACACGCCAAGAACGTGAACGCGGTCAGCACAATCGCCACGGACCAATGGGGCTACTACCAATGGAGGAACGCCCAGAGTCCCTCGACTCCGACGTATCAGCAGCAAATCGTCGATTCGGCCAACACGATCAAGGAGTGGGTCAACTAA
- a CDS encoding MFS transporter, whose product MEDQSAESNYPRPDRLENLRTLRVANLDGSFATAFATLIGGGFIVGYIKTVAPGKGADLWIGLITSLPGFLGLIQIPGAIWGRSFPNYKGFIRIPAFIWRMLHIPIAILPLLALTADIKLGIILGCVSLAAAIINIVNPIYNDWLAEMIPGNSRGVFFANRNALMVAVGASVGLLGGYIVKKFQDIGMTSQGYSAVFSFAVVCAFTSWFFFSQMHDIPRAEPVKQNVKEAIKAFAVPFSDKDFRRVLLFLSIFIWGQAMAGNLWAAFAFESLKFNQLQLQFCAIMHAAGNISMSKLWGYLADKYGNKPLLMVGGFGMLLSPLAWLLARDTPGDQATTFNLVLLISSHFLMGANWSSVAICQFNLLLSTAKPSNRATYIGAGLATQSFISGVAPMVGAILLAEGRGFFTGFLAYHAVFWTTIGIRMIALFFLAPIREEGSTSIRETIRALKGVTPQGMRAMKRYTESDSAIKRESAIEKIAGQKLSLATSEMIDALHDPSPRVRRQAAAALGRLGDPAAVPELLHQLELHPDLVEEETVHALGEIGDMSAIPELTKLLQSPIPLLRRASLRAIAKIPGAAKSEEAIQSLIASAEDTRDPDLRRSALQALRYLDVPNIASTVSHALQDRHPSVRIAAAEASAELEIADTADACRASLALYDDEACAEVAYALGVNGNLDDVPRILAVAQTCVSMITRRRCLLGLARIYGVEKSLYRALMSSGMERDKLLISFLTVSGKKSRAATKALEAHSREDEDTAVRELNLGKDAEALTLFHVEELFVLAACIYADRMNKRAAKGKE is encoded by the coding sequence ATGGAAGACCAGTCCGCGGAGTCTAACTATCCGCGGCCGGACCGGCTGGAAAACCTTCGCACCCTCCGTGTGGCCAATCTCGACGGGTCATTTGCGACGGCTTTCGCGACCCTCATTGGCGGTGGATTCATCGTCGGCTATATCAAGACGGTTGCGCCGGGGAAGGGTGCCGACCTTTGGATCGGTCTGATCACCTCTCTGCCTGGGTTTCTGGGGCTGATCCAGATTCCGGGCGCGATTTGGGGTCGGAGTTTTCCGAACTATAAGGGCTTTATTCGCATTCCCGCATTCATCTGGCGAATGCTCCATATTCCGATTGCGATTCTGCCGCTTTTGGCCCTGACGGCCGATATCAAGCTTGGGATCATTTTGGGGTGCGTGTCGTTGGCGGCGGCGATCATCAATATCGTCAACCCGATCTACAACGACTGGCTGGCGGAGATGATTCCGGGCAACTCGCGCGGAGTTTTCTTTGCCAATCGCAACGCACTGATGGTGGCGGTGGGCGCTTCGGTGGGCCTGCTTGGTGGCTATATCGTCAAGAAGTTCCAAGACATCGGCATGACCTCGCAGGGGTATAGCGCGGTCTTCAGTTTCGCGGTCGTTTGCGCGTTCACCAGTTGGTTTTTCTTCTCGCAGATGCATGACATCCCACGGGCAGAGCCGGTTAAGCAGAACGTTAAGGAGGCGATCAAGGCGTTCGCGGTTCCGTTCAGCGACAAGGATTTTCGCCGCGTCCTCCTGTTCCTGTCGATCTTTATTTGGGGGCAAGCGATGGCGGGGAATTTGTGGGCCGCGTTCGCCTTCGAATCCCTGAAGTTCAACCAGCTTCAGCTTCAATTCTGCGCGATCATGCACGCGGCGGGGAACATCAGCATGTCCAAGCTGTGGGGCTATTTGGCCGACAAATATGGCAACAAGCCGCTGCTGATGGTGGGCGGGTTTGGCATGCTGCTGAGCCCGTTGGCGTGGCTGTTGGCGAGGGATACGCCGGGCGACCAGGCGACGACTTTCAACTTGGTTCTGCTGATCTCCAGCCACTTCTTGATGGGGGCGAACTGGAGCAGCGTGGCCATTTGCCAGTTCAATCTGCTTTTGTCGACGGCGAAGCCATCGAACCGGGCGACCTATATTGGGGCCGGGTTGGCCACCCAGTCGTTCATCAGCGGCGTTGCGCCAATGGTCGGCGCTATTTTGCTGGCGGAAGGGCGCGGTTTCTTTACGGGTTTCCTGGCCTACCATGCGGTTTTTTGGACCACGATCGGCATTCGGATGATCGCTTTGTTCTTCCTAGCGCCCATTCGTGAAGAGGGCTCGACGAGCATTCGGGAGACCATTCGGGCCTTGAAGGGCGTGACACCGCAGGGGATGCGGGCGATGAAGCGGTACACGGAGAGCGACAGCGCGATCAAGCGCGAATCGGCGATCGAGAAGATCGCGGGCCAGAAGCTTTCGCTGGCGACTTCGGAGATGATCGACGCGCTTCACGATCCATCGCCGCGCGTGCGGCGGCAAGCGGCGGCGGCATTGGGGCGGCTGGGTGATCCGGCGGCGGTACCCGAACTGCTTCATCAGTTGGAGCTTCACCCCGACCTGGTTGAGGAGGAGACGGTGCATGCATTGGGCGAGATTGGCGACATGTCGGCGATTCCTGAGTTGACGAAGTTGTTGCAAAGTCCGATTCCTCTTCTGCGCCGCGCTAGCCTGCGAGCCATCGCCAAGATTCCTGGGGCGGCGAAGAGCGAAGAAGCCATTCAGAGCTTGATTGCTTCGGCGGAGGATACGCGTGACCCTGATCTTCGCCGGTCGGCCCTGCAGGCCCTTCGCTACCTGGATGTGCCGAATATCGCCTCGACGGTTTCGCACGCTTTGCAGGATCGTCATCCTAGCGTGCGCATCGCGGCGGCGGAGGCTTCGGCCGAACTTGAGATTGCGGATACGGCGGACGCATGCCGGGCTTCGCTGGCGTTGTACGACGACGAAGCCTGTGCCGAGGTGGCGTATGCGCTGGGTGTGAATGGAAACCTAGATGATGTTCCGCGCATTTTGGCGGTCGCCCAGACGTGCGTGTCGATGATCACGCGTCGGCGTTGCTTACTGGGCCTGGCCCGGATTTATGGCGTGGAGAAGAGTCTTTATAGGGCGCTGATGAGCTCGGGCATGGAGCGTGACAAGCTGTTGATTAGCTTCTTGACGGTGAGCGGAAAGAAGTCGCGGGCGGCGACGAAGGCATTGGAGGCTCACTCCAGGGAGGATGAGGACACTGCGGTGCGGGAACTGAATTTGGGCAAGGACGCCGAAGCGCTGACGTTGTTCCACGTGGAGGAATTGTTTGTTCTGGCGGCGTGTATTTATGCTGATAGGATGAACAAACGGGCCGCTAAGGGCAAAGAGTAA
- a CDS encoding GntR family transcriptional regulator gives MMSTWREISDHIKNRIDSGEFNFGQKLPREAELGEEYSVSRSTIHRALELLESLGYVESRKRGGTYVRKEPREKRHLVALIFDRVAKNFDFPSSEMIDGIKDALGDQFGLVLCDSKDSIEREANFLSRMSRETDGIICFPIADQRDGTFLEKLHATGFPVVVVDRIPVGFKGSAVISDDRGATLSAIRMLRDHGHKHIGFLGFHKETVTSAMARYNAFLEGMRECFGIDGEPFVRWIGREFEMNGDLLQTSINDIVFSMTKGPQQVTALYCIQDDIALKVLRAAEQFNIRIPDDLEIVSINEWPPLALRRPWDIHRIVRKKFRIGVVAAELLQEQMSGARTPSQTCRIEADFIPSTPQNSPLLDEVQAWLEDEKKQKEILQ, from the coding sequence ATGATGTCTACCTGGCGCGAAATTTCCGACCACATCAAGAATCGTATCGATTCTGGTGAATTCAATTTTGGCCAGAAATTGCCTCGAGAAGCCGAGCTAGGGGAGGAGTACTCCGTCAGTCGTTCAACGATTCACCGTGCCCTCGAGCTTCTCGAATCCCTGGGCTACGTCGAGAGTCGTAAACGCGGCGGAACATATGTTCGCAAGGAGCCGCGCGAGAAACGCCACCTGGTCGCCCTTATTTTTGATAGGGTGGCTAAGAACTTCGACTTTCCGTCTTCAGAAATGATCGACGGCATCAAGGATGCCTTGGGCGATCAGTTTGGGCTGGTCCTGTGCGACTCCAAAGATTCCATCGAGCGCGAGGCGAACTTTTTGTCGCGCATGTCTCGCGAGACAGATGGAATCATCTGCTTCCCGATCGCCGACCAGCGGGATGGAACGTTTCTCGAAAAGCTCCACGCGACGGGCTTTCCGGTTGTGGTCGTCGACCGAATTCCAGTTGGCTTCAAGGGCAGCGCGGTGATCTCGGACGACCGAGGCGCGACCCTGTCGGCGATCCGCATGCTTCGCGACCACGGGCATAAACACATCGGCTTTCTTGGCTTTCATAAGGAGACGGTTACGTCGGCGATGGCCCGTTACAATGCGTTTCTGGAAGGCATGCGGGAGTGCTTTGGCATCGACGGAGAGCCTTTCGTGCGTTGGATTGGGCGCGAGTTCGAGATGAACGGCGACTTGCTTCAGACCTCGATCAACGACATTGTTTTTTCGATGACCAAAGGACCCCAGCAGGTTACGGCGCTGTATTGCATCCAGGACGACATTGCGCTCAAGGTTCTGCGGGCAGCCGAACAATTTAACATCCGTATTCCGGACGATCTGGAGATTGTGTCCATTAATGAGTGGCCGCCGCTGGCTCTTCGGCGGCCCTGGGACATCCACCGGATCGTGCGAAAGAAGTTCCGAATCGGCGTGGTCGCCGCCGAACTTCTACAAGAGCAAATGAGCGGGGCGAGGACACCCTCGCAAACCTGTCGAATCGAAGCCGATTTCATCCCGTCAACCCCCCAAAACTCGCCGCTCCTCGATGAGGTGCAGGCGTGGCTCGAGGACGAAAAGAAACAAAAGGAAATCCTGCAATGA
- a CDS encoding DoxX family membrane protein: protein MAFHLEHAMKLGISESRTKVRMADLENAFLDFLSSHSTTILRWAIAVVFIWFGALKLVPGVSPAEAIAGRTLQELSLGVLKPSLSLPLLALLEVTIGFGFLFGRRLKLTLWLLMGHMAGTLTPFVLFPHERDDVEFWRTDDAGPVHPEELRFDCRRAGVVRQSEGDCRTNWG from the coding sequence ATGGCTTTCCATCTGGAACACGCCATGAAGCTGGGAATTTCCGAATCTCGAACCAAGGTCAGGATGGCTGACCTCGAAAACGCCTTCCTCGACTTTCTATCGAGCCACTCCACCACGATCCTGCGATGGGCGATAGCAGTAGTCTTCATCTGGTTCGGGGCGTTGAAGCTGGTTCCGGGCGTAAGTCCGGCCGAGGCGATCGCAGGCCGGACGCTTCAAGAGTTGTCGCTTGGCGTGCTCAAACCGTCGTTGTCGCTCCCGTTGCTTGCGCTTTTGGAGGTCACGATCGGATTTGGGTTTCTGTTTGGTCGTCGACTCAAGCTCACTCTATGGCTTTTGATGGGGCACATGGCGGGCACGCTGACGCCGTTCGTGCTGTTTCCTCACGAGAGAGACGATGTCGAGTTTTGGCGTACCGACGATGCTGGGCCAGTACATCCTGAAGAACTGCGTTTTGATTGCCGCCGGGCTGGTGTTGTTCGGCAGTCTGAGGGCGACTGCCGAACCAACTGGGGCTAG